In the Limanda limanda chromosome 10, fLimLim1.1, whole genome shotgun sequence genome, one interval contains:
- the LOC133011628 gene encoding nuclear cap-binding protein subunit 1 isoform X1: protein MSRRRHSDENDGGQAHKRRRTSEPIEIEDRLESLICRVGEKSTSSLESNLEGLAGVLEADLPNYKNKILRILCAVARLLPEKLTVYTTLVGLLNARNYNFGGEFVEAMIRQLKETLKNNLYNEAVYLIRFLSDLVNCHVIAAPSMVAMFENFISVTQEEDVPQVRSDWFVYVVLSSLPWVGKELYEKKDVEMDRLLSQVEGYLKRRVKTHVPMLQVWTAEKPHPQEEYLDCLWSQIQKLKKDRWQERHILRPYIAFDSVLCEALQHNLPPFTPPGHMPDAQYPMPQVVFRMFDYTDAPEGPVMPGSHSVERFVIEENLHCIIKTHWKERKSCAAQLLSYPGKNKIPLNYHIVEVIFGELFQLPAPPHLDVMYTTLLIELCKLQPGSLPQVLAQATEMMYMRLDTMNTTCIDRLINWFSHHLSNFQFRWSWDDWSDCLAVDLDKPKPKFVKEVLEKSMRLSYHQRMVDIVPPTFSALIPAEPLFIYKYMDESASSLPGYPVSITVGNAIKNRASNEEIMSILKEVPNPNQEDDDDEGETFNPLKIDVFLQTLLHLAAKSFSHSFSALAKFHEILKTLTDSDEGKLHMLKVVYEAWKNHPQMIAVLVDKMIRTQIVDCAAVANWLFSQDMAHEFTRLFTWEILHSTIRKMNKHVQKIQVELEEAKDKLEKQQHKRLGLVHQQKDSGDEEDMEKNSEDEDGQLEEQIDRLQEKVESAQSEQKNLFLVIFQRFIMLLTEHLVRCETGSVDISTPWYKSCIERLQEIFLMHHVTIHQYMGTLENLLFTAELDPHILAVYQQFCALQL from the exons ATGTCCCGGAGACGACACAGCGACGAGAACGACG GAGGTCAGGCTCATAAAAGGAGGAGAACATCTGAGCCCATCGAGATCGAGGATCGTCTGGAGTCACTGATATGTCGTGTGGGGGAGAAG AGTACGTCGTCCCTGGAGAGCAACCTGGAGGGGCTCGCTGGCGTCCTAGAGGCCGACCTCccaaactacaaaaacaaaatcctgcGCATTCTATGTGCTGT CGCCCGCCTCCTACCTGAGAAGCTGACTGTCTACACAACCTTAGTCGGTCTCCTCAACGCCAGAAACTACAACTTCGGGGGCGAGTTTGTCGAGGCGATGATCAGACAACTCAAAGAAACcttgaaaaacaacttgtacAATGAAGCCGTTTACTTG ATTCGTTTTCTGTCTGACTTGGTCAACTGCCATGTGATTGCCGCTCCTTCGATGGTGGCCATGTTTGAAAATTTTATCAGTGTTACTCAAGAGGAGGATGTACCACAG GTTCGGTCGGACTGGTTTGTGTACGtggttctctcctctctgccctgGGTCGGGAAGGAGCTCTACGAGAAGAAGGACGTTGAGATGGACCGACTCCTCAGTCAGGTCGAGGGCTACCTCAA GAGGAGAGTAAAGACTCATGTCCCGATGCTGCAGGTGTGGACAGCGGAGAAGCCTCATCCtcaagaggag TACCTGGACTGCCTCTGGAGTCAGATTCAGAAGCTAAAAAAAGACCGATGGCAGGAGCGCCACATCCTTCGCCCGTACATCGCCTTCGACAGCGTCCTGTGTGAGGCTCTGCAGCACAACCTGCCCCCCTTCACCCCCCCGGGCCACATGCCCGACGCTCAGTATCCGATGCCCCAGGTCGTCTTCCGCATGTTCGACTACACCGACGCCCCCGAG GGTCCCGTGATGCCCGGCAGTCACTCTGTGGAGAGATTTGTCATCGAAGAAAACCTGCACTGCATCATCAAGACTCActggaaagagaggaaatcatG TGCTGCTCAGTTACTCAGTTATCCAGGGAAAAACAAGATCCCGCTCAACTATCACATTGTGGAG gtgatcTTCGGGGAGCTTTTCCAGCTTCCCGCTCCGCCTCACCTCGACGTCATGTACACCACACTGCTGATAGAACTCTGCAAACTGCAGCCGGGTTCTCTGCCTCAAGTC TTGGCCCAAGCCACAGAGATGATGTACATGAGGCTGGACACCATGAACACCACCTGCATAGACAG ACTAATAAACTGGTTTTCTCACCATTTGAGCAACTTCCAGTTTCGATGGAGCTGGGACGACTG GTCCGACTGCCTGGCTGTGGATCTAGATAAACCCAAGCCCAAGTTTGTCAAAGAAGTTCTGGAGAAGTCTATGAG ACTTTCGTACCATCAGCGGATGGTGGACATCGTCCCTCCGACCTTCTCGGCGCTCATCCCCGCTGAACCCCTCTTCATTTACAAGTACATGGACGAGAGCGCTT CGTCGTTGCCAGGTTACCCAGTGTCCATCACTGTGGGGAACGCCATCAAGAACCGGGCGTCCAACGAAGAGATCATGTCCATCCTCAAAGAAGTGCCCAACCCCAACCAGGAAGACGACGATg ATGAAGGCGAGACTTTCAACCCTCTGAAGATCGACGTGTTCCTGCAGACTCTTCTCCACCTCGCCGCCAAATCCTTCAGCCACTCCTTCAGCGCCCTCGCCAA GTTCCATGAGATCCTGAAGACGCTGACCGACAGCGACGAGGGGAAGCTGCACATGCTGAAAGTGGTTTATGAAGCGTGGAAGAATCACCCACAG ATGATCGCCGTGTTGGTGGATAAAATGATCCGGACACAGATTGTCGACTGTGCTGCTGTCGCCAACTGGCTCTTCTCCCAGGACATGGCTCACGAGTTCACCAG ACTCTTCACCTGGGAGATTTTGCACTCCACCATCCGAAAGATGAACAAACACGTCCAGAAGAtccaggtggagctggaggaggccaaGGACAAGCTGGAGAAACAGCAGCATAAGCGG CTGGGGCTTGTACACCAGCAGAAGGACAGCGGGGACGAGGAGGACATGGAGAAGAACAGCGAGGACGAGGACggtcagctggaggagcagatcGACCGGCTACAGGAGAAGGTGGAGTCGGCTCAGAGCGAACAGAAGAACCTCTTCCTCGTCATCTTCCAG cGCTTCATCATGTTGTTGACCGAGCACCTGGTTCGCTGTGAGACAGGAAGCGTGGACATCAGCACGCCGTGGTACAAGAGCTGCATCGAGCGCCTGCAGGAGATCTTCCTCATg CACCATGTGACCATCCACCAGTACATGGGCACCCTGGAGAACCTGCTGTTCACCGCAGAGCTGGACCCTCACATCCTGGCCGTCTACCAGCAGTTCTGTGCTCTGCAGCTCTAA
- the LOC133011628 gene encoding nuclear cap-binding protein subunit 1 isoform X2, whose product MSRRRHSDENDGGQAHKRRRTSEPIEIEDRLESLICRVGEKSTSSLESNLEGLAGVLEADLPNYKNKILRILCAVARLLPEKLTVYTTLVGLLNARNYNFGGEFVEAMIRQLKETLKNNLYNEAVYLIRFLSDLVNCHVIAAPSMVAMFENFISVTQEEDVPQVRSDWFVYVVLSSLPWVGKELYEKKDVEMDRLLSQVEGYLKRRVKTHVPMLQVWTAEKPHPQEEYLDCLWSQIQKLKKDRWQERHILRPYIAFDSVLCEALQHNLPPFTPPGHMPDAQYPMPQVVFRMFDYTDAPEGPVMPGSHSVERFVIEENLHCIIKTHWKERKSCAAQLLSYPGKNKIPLNYHIVEVIFGELFQLPAPPHLDVMYTTLLIELCKLQPGSLPQVLAQATEMMYMRLDTMNTTCIDRLINWFSHHLSNFQFRWSWDDWSDCLAVDLDKPKPKFVKEVLEKSMRLSYHQRMVDIVPPTFSALIPAEPLFIYKYMDESASSLPGYPVSITVGNAIKNRASNEEIMSILKEVPNPNQEDDDDEGETFNPLKIDVFLQTLLHLAAKSFSHSFSALAKFHEILKTLTDSDEGKLHMLKVVYEAWKNHPQMIAVLVDKMIRTQIVDCAAVANWLFSQDMAHEFTRLFTWEILHSTIRKMNKHVQKIQVELEEAKDKLEKQQHKRQKDSGDEEDMEKNSEDEDGQLEEQIDRLQEKVESAQSEQKNLFLVIFQRFIMLLTEHLVRCETGSVDISTPWYKSCIERLQEIFLMHHVTIHQYMGTLENLLFTAELDPHILAVYQQFCALQL is encoded by the exons ATGTCCCGGAGACGACACAGCGACGAGAACGACG GAGGTCAGGCTCATAAAAGGAGGAGAACATCTGAGCCCATCGAGATCGAGGATCGTCTGGAGTCACTGATATGTCGTGTGGGGGAGAAG AGTACGTCGTCCCTGGAGAGCAACCTGGAGGGGCTCGCTGGCGTCCTAGAGGCCGACCTCccaaactacaaaaacaaaatcctgcGCATTCTATGTGCTGT CGCCCGCCTCCTACCTGAGAAGCTGACTGTCTACACAACCTTAGTCGGTCTCCTCAACGCCAGAAACTACAACTTCGGGGGCGAGTTTGTCGAGGCGATGATCAGACAACTCAAAGAAACcttgaaaaacaacttgtacAATGAAGCCGTTTACTTG ATTCGTTTTCTGTCTGACTTGGTCAACTGCCATGTGATTGCCGCTCCTTCGATGGTGGCCATGTTTGAAAATTTTATCAGTGTTACTCAAGAGGAGGATGTACCACAG GTTCGGTCGGACTGGTTTGTGTACGtggttctctcctctctgccctgGGTCGGGAAGGAGCTCTACGAGAAGAAGGACGTTGAGATGGACCGACTCCTCAGTCAGGTCGAGGGCTACCTCAA GAGGAGAGTAAAGACTCATGTCCCGATGCTGCAGGTGTGGACAGCGGAGAAGCCTCATCCtcaagaggag TACCTGGACTGCCTCTGGAGTCAGATTCAGAAGCTAAAAAAAGACCGATGGCAGGAGCGCCACATCCTTCGCCCGTACATCGCCTTCGACAGCGTCCTGTGTGAGGCTCTGCAGCACAACCTGCCCCCCTTCACCCCCCCGGGCCACATGCCCGACGCTCAGTATCCGATGCCCCAGGTCGTCTTCCGCATGTTCGACTACACCGACGCCCCCGAG GGTCCCGTGATGCCCGGCAGTCACTCTGTGGAGAGATTTGTCATCGAAGAAAACCTGCACTGCATCATCAAGACTCActggaaagagaggaaatcatG TGCTGCTCAGTTACTCAGTTATCCAGGGAAAAACAAGATCCCGCTCAACTATCACATTGTGGAG gtgatcTTCGGGGAGCTTTTCCAGCTTCCCGCTCCGCCTCACCTCGACGTCATGTACACCACACTGCTGATAGAACTCTGCAAACTGCAGCCGGGTTCTCTGCCTCAAGTC TTGGCCCAAGCCACAGAGATGATGTACATGAGGCTGGACACCATGAACACCACCTGCATAGACAG ACTAATAAACTGGTTTTCTCACCATTTGAGCAACTTCCAGTTTCGATGGAGCTGGGACGACTG GTCCGACTGCCTGGCTGTGGATCTAGATAAACCCAAGCCCAAGTTTGTCAAAGAAGTTCTGGAGAAGTCTATGAG ACTTTCGTACCATCAGCGGATGGTGGACATCGTCCCTCCGACCTTCTCGGCGCTCATCCCCGCTGAACCCCTCTTCATTTACAAGTACATGGACGAGAGCGCTT CGTCGTTGCCAGGTTACCCAGTGTCCATCACTGTGGGGAACGCCATCAAGAACCGGGCGTCCAACGAAGAGATCATGTCCATCCTCAAAGAAGTGCCCAACCCCAACCAGGAAGACGACGATg ATGAAGGCGAGACTTTCAACCCTCTGAAGATCGACGTGTTCCTGCAGACTCTTCTCCACCTCGCCGCCAAATCCTTCAGCCACTCCTTCAGCGCCCTCGCCAA GTTCCATGAGATCCTGAAGACGCTGACCGACAGCGACGAGGGGAAGCTGCACATGCTGAAAGTGGTTTATGAAGCGTGGAAGAATCACCCACAG ATGATCGCCGTGTTGGTGGATAAAATGATCCGGACACAGATTGTCGACTGTGCTGCTGTCGCCAACTGGCTCTTCTCCCAGGACATGGCTCACGAGTTCACCAG ACTCTTCACCTGGGAGATTTTGCACTCCACCATCCGAAAGATGAACAAACACGTCCAGAAGAtccaggtggagctggaggaggccaaGGACAAGCTGGAGAAACAGCAGCATAAGCGG CAGAAGGACAGCGGGGACGAGGAGGACATGGAGAAGAACAGCGAGGACGAGGACggtcagctggaggagcagatcGACCGGCTACAGGAGAAGGTGGAGTCGGCTCAGAGCGAACAGAAGAACCTCTTCCTCGTCATCTTCCAG cGCTTCATCATGTTGTTGACCGAGCACCTGGTTCGCTGTGAGACAGGAAGCGTGGACATCAGCACGCCGTGGTACAAGAGCTGCATCGAGCGCCTGCAGGAGATCTTCCTCATg CACCATGTGACCATCCACCAGTACATGGGCACCCTGGAGAACCTGCTGTTCACCGCAGAGCTGGACCCTCACATCCTGGCCGTCTACCAGCAGTTCTGTGCTCTGCAGCTCTAA
- the LOC133011628 gene encoding nuclear cap-binding protein subunit 1 isoform X3, which translates to MSRRRHSDENDGGQAHKRRRTSEPIEIEDRLESLICRVGEKSTSSLESNLEGLAGVLEADLPNYKNKILRILCAVARLLPEKLTVYTTLVGLLNARNYNFGGEFVEAMIRQLKETLKNNLYNEAVYLIRFLSDLVNCHVIAAPSMVAMFENFISVTQEEDVPQVRSDWFVYVVLSSLPWVGKELYEKKDVEMDRLLSQVEGYLKRRVKTHVPMLQVWTAEKPHPQEEYLDCLWSQIQKLKKDRWQERHILRPYIAFDSVLCEALQHNLPPFTPPGHMPDAQYPMPQVVFRMFDYTDAPEGPVMPGSHSVERFVIEENLHCIIKTHWKERKSCAAQLLSYPGKNKIPLNYHIVEVIFGELFQLPAPPHLDVMYTTLLIELCKLQPGSLPQVLAQATEMMYMRLDTMNTTCIDRLINWFSHHLSNFQFRWSWDDWSDCLAVDLDKPKPKFVKEVLEKSMRLSYHQRMVDIVPPTFSALIPAEPLFIYKYMDESASSLPGYPVSITVGNAIKNRASNEEIMSILKEVPNPNQEDDDDEGETFNPLKIDVFLQTLLHLAAKSFSHSFSALAKFHEILKTLTDSDEGKLHMLKVVYEAWKNHPQMIAVLVDKMIRTQIVDCAAVANWLFSQDMAHEFTRLFTWEILHSTIRKMNKHVQKIQVELEEAKDKLEKQQHKRKDSGDEEDMEKNSEDEDGQLEEQIDRLQEKVESAQSEQKNLFLVIFQRFIMLLTEHLVRCETGSVDISTPWYKSCIERLQEIFLMHHVTIHQYMGTLENLLFTAELDPHILAVYQQFCALQL; encoded by the exons ATGTCCCGGAGACGACACAGCGACGAGAACGACG GAGGTCAGGCTCATAAAAGGAGGAGAACATCTGAGCCCATCGAGATCGAGGATCGTCTGGAGTCACTGATATGTCGTGTGGGGGAGAAG AGTACGTCGTCCCTGGAGAGCAACCTGGAGGGGCTCGCTGGCGTCCTAGAGGCCGACCTCccaaactacaaaaacaaaatcctgcGCATTCTATGTGCTGT CGCCCGCCTCCTACCTGAGAAGCTGACTGTCTACACAACCTTAGTCGGTCTCCTCAACGCCAGAAACTACAACTTCGGGGGCGAGTTTGTCGAGGCGATGATCAGACAACTCAAAGAAACcttgaaaaacaacttgtacAATGAAGCCGTTTACTTG ATTCGTTTTCTGTCTGACTTGGTCAACTGCCATGTGATTGCCGCTCCTTCGATGGTGGCCATGTTTGAAAATTTTATCAGTGTTACTCAAGAGGAGGATGTACCACAG GTTCGGTCGGACTGGTTTGTGTACGtggttctctcctctctgccctgGGTCGGGAAGGAGCTCTACGAGAAGAAGGACGTTGAGATGGACCGACTCCTCAGTCAGGTCGAGGGCTACCTCAA GAGGAGAGTAAAGACTCATGTCCCGATGCTGCAGGTGTGGACAGCGGAGAAGCCTCATCCtcaagaggag TACCTGGACTGCCTCTGGAGTCAGATTCAGAAGCTAAAAAAAGACCGATGGCAGGAGCGCCACATCCTTCGCCCGTACATCGCCTTCGACAGCGTCCTGTGTGAGGCTCTGCAGCACAACCTGCCCCCCTTCACCCCCCCGGGCCACATGCCCGACGCTCAGTATCCGATGCCCCAGGTCGTCTTCCGCATGTTCGACTACACCGACGCCCCCGAG GGTCCCGTGATGCCCGGCAGTCACTCTGTGGAGAGATTTGTCATCGAAGAAAACCTGCACTGCATCATCAAGACTCActggaaagagaggaaatcatG TGCTGCTCAGTTACTCAGTTATCCAGGGAAAAACAAGATCCCGCTCAACTATCACATTGTGGAG gtgatcTTCGGGGAGCTTTTCCAGCTTCCCGCTCCGCCTCACCTCGACGTCATGTACACCACACTGCTGATAGAACTCTGCAAACTGCAGCCGGGTTCTCTGCCTCAAGTC TTGGCCCAAGCCACAGAGATGATGTACATGAGGCTGGACACCATGAACACCACCTGCATAGACAG ACTAATAAACTGGTTTTCTCACCATTTGAGCAACTTCCAGTTTCGATGGAGCTGGGACGACTG GTCCGACTGCCTGGCTGTGGATCTAGATAAACCCAAGCCCAAGTTTGTCAAAGAAGTTCTGGAGAAGTCTATGAG ACTTTCGTACCATCAGCGGATGGTGGACATCGTCCCTCCGACCTTCTCGGCGCTCATCCCCGCTGAACCCCTCTTCATTTACAAGTACATGGACGAGAGCGCTT CGTCGTTGCCAGGTTACCCAGTGTCCATCACTGTGGGGAACGCCATCAAGAACCGGGCGTCCAACGAAGAGATCATGTCCATCCTCAAAGAAGTGCCCAACCCCAACCAGGAAGACGACGATg ATGAAGGCGAGACTTTCAACCCTCTGAAGATCGACGTGTTCCTGCAGACTCTTCTCCACCTCGCCGCCAAATCCTTCAGCCACTCCTTCAGCGCCCTCGCCAA GTTCCATGAGATCCTGAAGACGCTGACCGACAGCGACGAGGGGAAGCTGCACATGCTGAAAGTGGTTTATGAAGCGTGGAAGAATCACCCACAG ATGATCGCCGTGTTGGTGGATAAAATGATCCGGACACAGATTGTCGACTGTGCTGCTGTCGCCAACTGGCTCTTCTCCCAGGACATGGCTCACGAGTTCACCAG ACTCTTCACCTGGGAGATTTTGCACTCCACCATCCGAAAGATGAACAAACACGTCCAGAAGAtccaggtggagctggaggaggccaaGGACAAGCTGGAGAAACAGCAGCATAAGCGG AAGGACAGCGGGGACGAGGAGGACATGGAGAAGAACAGCGAGGACGAGGACggtcagctggaggagcagatcGACCGGCTACAGGAGAAGGTGGAGTCGGCTCAGAGCGAACAGAAGAACCTCTTCCTCGTCATCTTCCAG cGCTTCATCATGTTGTTGACCGAGCACCTGGTTCGCTGTGAGACAGGAAGCGTGGACATCAGCACGCCGTGGTACAAGAGCTGCATCGAGCGCCTGCAGGAGATCTTCCTCATg CACCATGTGACCATCCACCAGTACATGGGCACCCTGGAGAACCTGCTGTTCACCGCAGAGCTGGACCCTCACATCCTGGCCGTCTACCAGCAGTTCTGTGCTCTGCAGCTCTAA